A portion of the Apus apus isolate bApuApu2 chromosome 3, bApuApu2.pri.cur, whole genome shotgun sequence genome contains these proteins:
- the SLC25A27 gene encoding mitochondrial uncoupling protein 4 isoform X2: MSPAEEEKSLPLPERWPRASKFALSACAAAVAELVTFPLDLTKTRLQVQGEAAVRRHGAAAGRTAAPRGMLRTAAGILREEGFPKLWQGATPAIYRHIVYSGVRMVAYEHLRDSVLGRSEDQSFPFWKAVVGGMSAGAIGQFFASPTDLVKVQMQMEGKRKLEGKPLRFRGVHHAFMKILSEGGIRGLWAGWVPNVQRAALVNMGDLTTYDSVKHFLLLNTPLVDNSVTHSVASCCSGLVAAVLGTPADVVKTRIMNQPRDKQGRGLLYKSSMDCLIQTVQGEGFMSLYKGFIPTWMRMMSA; encoded by the exons ATGTCACCtgcagaagaagagaagagctTACCTCTTCCAGAGAGATGGCCTCGAGCCAGCAAATTCGCTCTGTCAGCCTGTGCAGCCGCAGTGGCAGAACTAG TGACGTTTCCCCTGGACCTCACGAAAACTCGCCTGCAAGTCCAAGGTGAAGCTGCGGTTCGTCGGcacggagctgctgctggcaggacagcTGCTCCCCGCGGGATGCTGCGCACCGCGGCTGGAATCCTGCGGGAAGAGGGCTTCCCAAAGCTCTGGCAAGGAGCCACCCCGGCCATCTACCGCCACATAG TGTACTCTGGCGTTCGGATGGTCGCTTACGAACATCTCCGTGACTCTGTGCTTGGCAGGTCTGAGGACCAAAGCTTTCCTTTCTG GAAAGCTGTAGTTGGAGGCATGTCTGCGGGTGCCATCGGACAGTTTTTTGCCAGCCCGACTGATCTAGTGAAGGTGCAGATGCagatggaaggaaaaaggaagctAGAAGGAAAGCCATTACG GTTTCGAGGAGTGCACCATGCGTTTATGAAGATCCTATCTGAAGGAGGAATACGGGGGCTTTGGGCTGGATGGGTGCCCAATGTCCAGAGAGCTGCTCTGGTGAACATGGGAG ATCTGACCACTTATGACTCAGTGAAACACTTTTTGCTTCTGAACACACCGCTTGTGGACAACAGTGTGACTCACAGTGTTGCCAG TTGCTGTTCTGGCCTGGTAGCTGCTGTTCTGGGAACTCCTGCAGATGTGGTCAAAACCCGGATAATGAACCAGCCCAGAGATAAGCAGGGAAG AGGTCtgctgtataagtcttccatGGACTGCTTGATTCAAACTGTCCAGGGTGAAGGGTTTATGTCTCTATACAAAGGCTTTATACCAACCTGGATGCGAATG atgtCAGCCTGA
- the SLC25A27 gene encoding mitochondrial uncoupling protein 4 isoform X1, translated as MSPAEEEKSLPLPERWPRASKFALSACAAAVAELVTFPLDLTKTRLQVQGEAAVRRHGAAAGRTAAPRGMLRTAAGILREEGFPKLWQGATPAIYRHIVYSGVRMVAYEHLRDSVLGRSEDQSFPFWKAVVGGMSAGAIGQFFASPTDLVKVQMQMEGKRKLEGKPLRFRGVHHAFMKILSEGGIRGLWAGWVPNVQRAALVNMGDLTTYDSVKHFLLLNTPLVDNSVTHSVASCCSGLVAAVLGTPADVVKTRIMNQPRDKQGRGLLYKSSMDCLIQTVQGEGFMSLYKGFIPTWMRMAPWSLVFWLTYEQIRRICGVSSF; from the exons ATGTCACCtgcagaagaagagaagagctTACCTCTTCCAGAGAGATGGCCTCGAGCCAGCAAATTCGCTCTGTCAGCCTGTGCAGCCGCAGTGGCAGAACTAG TGACGTTTCCCCTGGACCTCACGAAAACTCGCCTGCAAGTCCAAGGTGAAGCTGCGGTTCGTCGGcacggagctgctgctggcaggacagcTGCTCCCCGCGGGATGCTGCGCACCGCGGCTGGAATCCTGCGGGAAGAGGGCTTCCCAAAGCTCTGGCAAGGAGCCACCCCGGCCATCTACCGCCACATAG TGTACTCTGGCGTTCGGATGGTCGCTTACGAACATCTCCGTGACTCTGTGCTTGGCAGGTCTGAGGACCAAAGCTTTCCTTTCTG GAAAGCTGTAGTTGGAGGCATGTCTGCGGGTGCCATCGGACAGTTTTTTGCCAGCCCGACTGATCTAGTGAAGGTGCAGATGCagatggaaggaaaaaggaagctAGAAGGAAAGCCATTACG GTTTCGAGGAGTGCACCATGCGTTTATGAAGATCCTATCTGAAGGAGGAATACGGGGGCTTTGGGCTGGATGGGTGCCCAATGTCCAGAGAGCTGCTCTGGTGAACATGGGAG ATCTGACCACTTATGACTCAGTGAAACACTTTTTGCTTCTGAACACACCGCTTGTGGACAACAGTGTGACTCACAGTGTTGCCAG TTGCTGTTCTGGCCTGGTAGCTGCTGTTCTGGGAACTCCTGCAGATGTGGTCAAAACCCGGATAATGAACCAGCCCAGAGATAAGCAGGGAAG AGGTCtgctgtataagtcttccatGGACTGCTTGATTCAAACTGTCCAGGGTGAAGGGTTTATGTCTCTATACAAAGGCTTTATACCAACCTGGATGCGAATG GCTCCTTGGTCACTGGTGTTCTGGCTTACGTACGAACAGATCAGGAGGATCTGTGGAGTTAGTTCATTTTAA